In Strix uralensis isolate ZFMK-TIS-50842 chromosome 18, bStrUra1, whole genome shotgun sequence, one DNA window encodes the following:
- the RAB5IF gene encoding GEL complex subunit OPTI produces the protein MSGARRREEPPHAQQHAVANGGAAGRGSVWGKALRSDSAWHDKDEFLDVIYWFRQIIAVILGIIWGVVPLKGFVGIAVFCLINAGVLYLYFSSFQQIDEEEYGGTWELTKEGFMTSFALFLVVWIIFYTAIHYD, from the exons ATGAGCGGCGCGCGGCGCAGGGAGGAGCCGCCGCACGCGCAGCAGCACGCGGTGGCCaacggcggcgcggccgggcgcggcTCCGTGTGGGGCAAAGCGCTGCGGAGCGACTCCGCCTGGCACGACAAG GACGAGTTTTTAGATGTGATCTACTGGTTCCGGCAGATCATCGCAGTTATTTTGGGAATCATCTGGGGAGTAGTTCCACTGAAGGGATTCGTGGGAATAGCAGT attcTGCCTGATCAATGCTGGTGTTCTGTACCTCTACTTCAGTAGCTTCCAGCAGATAGATGAGGAGGAGTATGGTGGGACATGGGAGCTAACAAAGGAAGGATTCATGACATCTTTTGCACTGTTTCTG GTTGTTTGGATAATCTTCT